The stretch of DNA CTCAACTATGGTGTCAGGCCTCAGCCTCTTTATCGCCCTGACGGTCGCGGCGAAGTGGCTGGCCCCGCCGTCAGGCAGGTCATCCCTGTCAACGCTGGTGAGGGTCACGTAGTCCAGGCCCAGGGCGTCCACGGCTAGAGCAACCTTATACGGCTCAAGGGGGTCCAGGGGCTCGGGAACACCCTTCTTCACATAGCAGAACCTACAGCCCCGCGTGCAGGTGTCGCCCATTATCATGAAGGTGGCCGTACCCTCCCCCCAGCAGGTAAATATGTTGGGGCACAACGCTCCCTCGCATACCGTGGCTACACCCAGGCCTGCCACAAGCCTGGCTACCTTAACGTACGAGTCGTTTATCCTGACCCTAAGCCTCGGCTTCGCCGCCTCCATCGCCATGGCCCTCCACTACAGCTACAACACTCTCCGGAGTCACCTCCTCACCCTCACCCACTATGCTCCTCACCCTACCCGAGACCGGGCTCTCAACCTCGAGGATAGCCTTCTCAATCTCAATCTCGGCGAGGACCTCGCCCTTCTCCACGAGATCACCCGGCTTCTTATACACCCTAACAACCTTGCCCCGCCAGCCACCCCTGCGCGGCCACAGGTCTAGGGGTATCCTCACGAGACTCTCGGAAGCCAACCCTCTAAACACCCTCCAGCGGAAACCACCGGGAGGCCTGTAGGCCCCCGCCATTTGAATCGTTGTTAGGGGCTGGCCACTATAATTTTCCCCACTAAACCTATAGGATCTCGGGAGAACCCGCGTGGATCCGCCGGCTGTTGGTGAGGCTGTAAAACGGGTTATAGTAGCTCTAGACCCGGCCAGGAGGGGCGATGTTGACAGGCTGCTCGACATGGCCAGACTCGTCTGCGGGGTGGGCGCCGGGATTAAGGTGGGTCTGCCGATGCTTGCCCTAGGCGGTTCTGAAGCCCTCGCCGAGGCTGCGAGACTCTGCAAGGGAGGGGGGCTGAGGGTTTTGGACCTTAAGCTCGCGGACATAGGGTATATCATGAGGCTGGCTGCGGAGAGCCTTTCACGCGGGTTCGACGCTGCGATAGCCCACGCTTTTGTCGGCTACGAGGGAGGCCTGGTAGAGCTCAAGAAGACTCTAGACGGCTTGGGCGCCAGGCTCGTCCTAGTGGTCTCCATGAGCCACCCCGGCTCCAGGGAGGTGCTGGACCCCTGTCTAGATAAGCTACTCGCCGTTGCCAGAAGAGTTGAGCCCTGGGGTGTCGTGGCGCCGGCTACGAGGCCCGAGGTTGTCGCCAGGGTTAGGGAAACGCTTCCCACGACTGTTATATTGAGCCCTGGTGTGGGGGCTCAGGGAGGGAAGCCGGGAGATGCCATATGCCTGGGCGGAGCAGACTACGAGATAGTGGGTAGGATGGTAGCTGGCTCCCCCGACCCTGTCTCGGCCCTGAGGGGCGTGGCGGAGTACATCGCTGCGAGATGCCCCGAGAAGCTCCTACACTCCTCCACAGGAAACGGTCCCAGTTAAAACCCTAGGACCCGAAACTACAACCCTAGGGGGCGCTATCTTTGTCGCATGAGGAACTAGCGGAGGTGCTGGCTAAGGTCCTTAAGAAAAGAGGAGCAGTCCTGAGGGGGGACTTCGTCCTTTCAAGCGGTAGGAGGAGTAGCGTGTATATAGACATGAGGCGCCTTCTCGGGGATGAGTCGTCGTATAGTGTAGCCCTCGACCTCCTCCTCGAAGTGGGAGGGCAGGATCTGGCGAGGTCCTCGGCGGTAATAGGTGTAGCCACGGGAGGCCTGCCATGGGCCGCCATGCTCGCCCTCCGGCTCTCAAA from Aeropyrum pernix K1 encodes:
- a CDS encoding biotin/lipoyl-containing protein; amino-acid sequence: MASESLVRIPLDLWPRRGGWRGKVVRVYKKPGDLVEKGEVLAEIEIEKAILEVESPVSGRVRSIVGEGEEVTPESVVAVVEGHGDGGGEAEA
- a CDS encoding orotidine 5'-phosphate decarboxylase / HUMPS family protein, whose protein sequence is MDPPAVGEAVKRVIVALDPARRGDVDRLLDMARLVCGVGAGIKVGLPMLALGGSEALAEAARLCKGGGLRVLDLKLADIGYIMRLAAESLSRGFDAAIAHAFVGYEGGLVELKKTLDGLGARLVLVVSMSHPGSREVLDPCLDKLLAVARRVEPWGVVAPATRPEVVARVRETLPTTVILSPGVGAQGGKPGDAICLGGADYEIVGRMVAGSPDPVSALRGVAEYIAARCPEKLLHSSTGNGPS